A window of Drosophila gunungcola strain Sukarami unplaced genomic scaffold, Dgunungcola_SK_2 000016F, whole genome shotgun sequence contains these coding sequences:
- the LOC128263717 gene encoding uncharacterized protein LOC128263717 has translation MREFRARLEEQGGGIETFASKKGCEFAFIPPRAPHFGGLWEAGVKSAKHLFLRTVGQDLLTAEELGTLLTSVEAVLNSRPLGALSSDPNDGEALTPGHLLIGGPLLAPPSAALPDQISLTCLRRWRGVSSLRHRFWQRWSREYISSLQQRSKWHQGEPNLVVGALVVVAEDNLPPQQWRIGRVVAVHAGADSKVRVADVRTQDGEYRRAVHRLALLPVLG, from the coding sequence atgagagagttccgagcccgtctggaggagcaggggggcggtatcgaaacattcgcatcaaaaaaaggatgcgagtttgcgttcataccgcccagagcaccgcacttcggcggactatgggaggcaggtgtgaagtctgcaaagcacctgttccttcggacggtaggccaagacctcttgaccgcggaggagctcggaactctgctcaccagcgtggaggccgtgctcaactccaggcccctcggcgctctaagcagcgacccgaacgacggcgaggccctgacccccgggcatctgctcatcggcggccctcttctggccccaccatcagcggcgctcccggaccagatcagcctgacctgcttgcgacgatggcgaggtgtctcgtctctcaggcacaggttctggcagcgatggtcccgggagtacatctccagcctccagcagcggtccaagtggcaccagggggagcccaacctcgtcgtgggagcgctcgtcgtcgtcgcagaagacaatcttccgccccagcagtggaggatcggacgagtggtagcggtgcacgccggcgccgatagcaaggttcgagtggcggacgtcaggacgcaggacggcgaatatcggcgagctgtccaccgactggccctgttgcccgttctgggctga